A window from Aerococcus sp. Group 1 encodes these proteins:
- a CDS encoding glycine betaine/L-proline ABC transporter ATP-binding protein produces MASIKVENLTKIFGSAQAIDKAKKLVEKGESKEEIVNQTGATVGVYDASFEVNDGEIFVIMGLSGSGKSTLLRMLNRLIEPTHGQVSIDGESVTQANDEELRNIRRKKVSMVFQSFALFPHKTILENTEFGLEIQGVDGEERRKRAQDALETMGLSAYQDQLPEQLSGGMQQRVGLARALASDTDILLMDEAFSALDPLIRANMQDELIELQSKLNKTIVFITHDLDEALRLGDRIVLMRNGHIEQIGTGEEILENPANDYVETFVGGVDRSKVFTAENAMEAPGYVFNKDRVGARVALKIMQNEHTSTLYVIDGDRKIHGYVTDKDLADLIRKNKQTKNIYVDDIIRTDNPLVNQNTPINEMYDLMSDTNMPIAVVDDDQRLLGYVDRRLVIDQLSGQGGDNNE; encoded by the coding sequence ATGGCGTCAATAAAAGTAGAAAATTTGACTAAAATATTTGGCTCAGCCCAAGCCATAGATAAAGCAAAAAAATTAGTGGAAAAGGGTGAATCCAAAGAAGAAATCGTTAACCAAACCGGTGCTACTGTCGGGGTTTACGATGCTTCTTTTGAAGTCAATGATGGCGAGATCTTTGTTATTATGGGGCTTTCTGGTTCAGGTAAGTCGACCTTACTGCGGATGCTCAACCGTCTGATTGAACCGACCCATGGCCAAGTAAGTATTGACGGGGAAAGTGTCACCCAAGCCAATGACGAAGAATTGCGCAATATCCGCCGCAAGAAAGTCAGCATGGTTTTCCAAAGTTTTGCGCTTTTCCCTCATAAAACCATTCTCGAAAATACCGAATTTGGTCTAGAAATTCAAGGTGTTGACGGAGAAGAAAGACGGAAACGGGCCCAAGATGCCTTAGAAACCATGGGTCTATCTGCCTACCAAGACCAACTGCCCGAACAACTCTCTGGTGGGATGCAGCAACGGGTAGGTTTGGCTAGAGCTTTAGCTAGTGATACCGACATTCTCCTAATGGATGAGGCCTTTTCAGCCTTAGACCCCTTGATTCGTGCTAACATGCAAGACGAACTGATTGAACTGCAAAGTAAGCTCAATAAGACCATCGTTTTCATTACCCACGACTTGGATGAAGCCTTACGTTTAGGTGACCGCATTGTCTTGATGCGTAATGGTCACATTGAACAAATTGGTACCGGGGAAGAAATCTTAGAAAACCCTGCCAATGACTATGTGGAAACCTTTGTTGGTGGTGTGGACCGGTCCAAGGTCTTTACTGCAGAGAATGCCATGGAAGCTCCTGGTTATGTCTTCAATAAGGATCGGGTAGGCGCTCGGGTGGCCTTGAAGATTATGCAAAACGAACATACCTCGACCTTATATGTGATTGACGGTGACCGCAAAATTCATGGTTATGTGACTGATAAGGACCTGGCTGATCTCATTCGCAAAAATAAACAGACTAAGAATATTTATGTCGATGACATTATCCGTACTGATAATCCTCTGGTCAATCAGAATACGCCAATTAACGAAATGTATGACCTCATGAGTGATACCAATATGCCGATTGCGGTGGTCGATGATGACCAACGCTTACTGGGTTATGTGGACCGGCGCTTAGTCATTGACCAATTATCTGGACAAGGAGGCGATAACAATGAATAA
- a CDS encoding ACT domain-containing protein, with translation MNAVITVVGIDQVGILAKVSTACADNQVNIVDVAQTVMDNYFTMTMLVTVDEDQVAFDDFQETVENLIPGMQITVMHEDIFKAMHRL, from the coding sequence ATGAATGCGGTAATTACTGTTGTAGGTATTGATCAAGTTGGGATTTTGGCTAAGGTAAGTACGGCCTGTGCTGACAACCAGGTGAATATTGTGGATGTCGCTCAAACGGTAATGGATAATTATTTCACCATGACCATGCTGGTGACAGTCGATGAAGACCAAGTGGCCTTCGATGACTTCCAAGAAACGGTAGAAAATTTAATACCAGGCATGCAGATTACGGTCATGCACGAAGATATCTTTAAGGCCATGCATCGTTTATAG
- a CDS encoding PFL family protein — protein sequence MEINDILETVNMIAKDHLDVRTITMGISLLDCCDTDIEQSCEKIKQKISQRAKDLVPVADQLSRQLGIPIINKRLSVTPIAHLVAVSGGDPVRYAKCLDQVTKDIGIDLVGGYSALVQKGFAAGDRALIESIPQALSETDNVCSSVNIGSTRSGINLDAVALMGETIRQAAEVTQDRQCVGATKLVVFCNAVEDNPFMAGAFHGSGEADCEINVGVSGPGVVRQALERLPKDAPINQVAETIKKTAFKVTRMGQLIGSQASKSLGVPFGIVDISLAPTPAVGDSVARILESMGLETVGGHGTVATLALLNDAVKKGGLMAAERVGGLSGAFIPVSEDEGMIAGAQAGVLDLQTLTAMTAVCSVGLDMIAVPGETTAEVLAAIIADEAAIGMINGKTTAVRLIPAIGYQAGDCLEFGGLFGSAPIMPLKTSSPEVFIRRGGHIPAPIQGLKN from the coding sequence ATAGAAATTAATGATATTCTAGAAACCGTCAATATGATTGCCAAGGACCACCTCGATGTCCGTACCATCACCATGGGGATCTCCTTACTCGATTGTTGTGACACCGATATCGAGCAGTCCTGTGAGAAAATCAAACAAAAAATCAGCCAAAGAGCCAAAGATCTGGTTCCTGTGGCTGATCAGTTGAGTCGGCAATTAGGGATACCGATTATTAATAAGCGCCTCTCGGTGACTCCGATTGCTCATCTGGTGGCTGTTTCTGGTGGGGACCCCGTGCGTTACGCTAAATGCTTAGACCAAGTGACTAAGGATATCGGTATTGACTTAGTCGGGGGCTACTCCGCTTTAGTACAGAAAGGCTTTGCGGCGGGAGACCGGGCCTTGATTGAATCCATCCCCCAAGCCTTAAGCGAAACCGATAATGTCTGTTCTTCGGTTAATATCGGTTCTACCCGGTCAGGGATTAACTTAGATGCTGTGGCTTTAATGGGGGAAACCATCCGCCAAGCTGCTGAAGTCACCCAAGACCGGCAATGTGTTGGGGCTACCAAGTTGGTTGTTTTCTGCAATGCGGTAGAGGATAATCCTTTTATGGCGGGGGCTTTCCACGGTAGTGGGGAAGCGGATTGTGAGATTAATGTGGGAGTTTCTGGGCCTGGGGTTGTCCGTCAAGCCTTGGAACGTCTGCCTAAAGATGCGCCGATTAACCAAGTGGCTGAAACCATCAAAAAGACCGCCTTCAAAGTGACCCGGATGGGGCAGTTGATCGGTAGCCAAGCCTCAAAATCTCTGGGCGTTCCGTTTGGAATTGTCGATATTTCTCTAGCCCCTACCCCTGCGGTGGGTGACTCGGTAGCTCGGATCTTAGAAAGTATGGGACTTGAAACTGTGGGTGGTCACGGAACCGTAGCGACCCTGGCCCTCTTGAATGATGCAGTCAAGAAGGGTGGCTTAATGGCAGCTGAACGGGTCGGGGGGCTCTCAGGGGCCTTTATCCCAGTTTCTGAAGACGAAGGCATGATTGCGGGCGCCCAAGCTGGGGTCTTAGACTTACAAACCTTGACGGCCATGACTGCGGTCTGCTCGGTGGGGCTGGATATGATTGCCGTGCCTGGTGAAACCACAGCTGAAGTCTTAGCGGCCATTATCGCTGATGAAGCCGCCATTGGGATGATTAATGGGAAGACCACGGCAGTGCGTTTAATCCCTGCCATTGGTTACCAAGCCGGGGACTGCTTGGAATTT